The Vicia villosa cultivar HV-30 ecotype Madison, WI linkage group LG1, Vvil1.0, whole genome shotgun sequence genome includes a region encoding these proteins:
- the LOC131643775 gene encoding serine/threonine-protein kinase BSK6-like — MLSQGFLLQLVLKDLEFTRMVQNGRWRTLASKLKEESKQLGSLRSESLANIIGCCYEGDERLLVAEFMPHETLAKHLFHWEADTNQKIQIQVPSHVLLGL; from the exons ATGTTAAGTCAGGGGTTCCTGCTACAATTAGTACTAAAAGATTTGGAGTTTACAAGGATGGTGCAAAATGGTCGATGGAGAACACTCGCGTCAAAATTAAAG GAAGAATCTAAACAATTAGGGAGCCTTAGAAGTGAAAGTTTGGCAAATAtaattggttgttgctatgaaggGGATGAGAGGCTTCTAGTGGCAGAGTTTATGCCACATGAAACTCTGGCTAAGCATCTCTTTCATT GGGAGGCTGATACAAACCAGAAAATACAAATACAG GTTCCATCACATGTTCTGTTGGGTCTCTAG